In Erigeron canadensis isolate Cc75 chromosome 1, C_canadensis_v1, whole genome shotgun sequence, a single window of DNA contains:
- the LOC122585358 gene encoding uncharacterized protein LOC122585358 isoform X2, with protein MIGSKVILTYKRKRLSSGPGFQIDDECPDQSPKCQSLEVSNIPVKEEEDTSLNSERRDHEILKCDEYRGDINIVQCEHCHISDNVRVQPSYDEHPEGNKICSNCAKQLPKVSTLEAVGNSCEGTMEVNKPGFPLITFSRRSRNKKTMNGNAMQDRSIVPEKLDLVAEKGSNFAMDDCCILDLPKDLTANDPNPSYCGTSQEKNTSEDGDLCDVHSPYESTIKMEKPTGEALMTNRDILKDTPSVIEPATEAAITDVAILKDKEAEASECHVSAVDESQIISGDDLESAKIVADKQQDGGSPVSFDLSKPPPESSDLMNCTVKLESSSNVQPDQNVSEMHRDSADSTSRSHSIVMHESPRGRVLDLLDDKIGEASQVHTVPARLSSSSHIWGSELPSMSMGQSQIAEKNYLQLFPEDRVNETFPLRTPLQETSFMHPNNRLPELTSSNWMNLHFRSSKSSTPSSSLFPWPNFDTKTREQFQDMTSSNYPSDPISLMRHKMMLDNIISKARAMNGNKGSFVETFDSPNPWSEEELDFLWIGVRRHGKGNWDAILRDPRLHFTSWRSPRELAEQWAAEQSKLFNPGPYLHTRGFRPTKKCKPNPVDEMQFSLGSRERSTFDPLLVNRPVENNLSTKGNLPHWLQELTSIPPRPVEQGTIPSVSYTGRSGLMQWINQPFSGTNKSMGAMNIIAPEVQSSSATRLPDPLRQPVVTQPINKLDEVIVIDSDASSEETVSDDRSVKS; from the exons ATGATCGGCAGTAAAGTTATCTTAACGTACAAGAGGAAGCGGCTATCTTCAGGACCTGGCTTTCAGATTGATGATGAGTGCCCTGATCAATCTCCCAAATGTCAAAGTTTGGAGGTATCAAACATTCCAGtcaaggaagaagaagataCGTCGCTTAATTCTGAGAGAAGAGATCATGAG ATATTGAAGTGCGATGAATATCGTGGTGATATTAATATAGTGCAGTGTGAACACTGCCATATTTCTGACAATGTTCGAGTCCAACCTTCTTACGATGAA CATCCCGAGGGTAACAAGATATGCTCTAACTGTGCCAAACAGCTACCCAAAGTATCTACATTAGAAGCAGTTGGCAACTCATGTGAAGGCACAATGGAAGTCAACAAACCAGGCTTCCCATTGATAACATTCAGTCGCAGATCGAGAAACAAGAAAACTATGAATGGGAATGCTATGCAGGACAGGTCCATTGTTCCCGAGAAGTTAGATTTAGTAGCAGAAAAAGGAAGTAATTTCGCAATGGATGATTGTTGTATTCTGGATCTTCCGAAAGATTTAACAGCAAATGATCCCAATCCAAGTTACTGCGGTACAAGTCAAGAAAAG AATACTAGTGAAGATGGCGATCTTTGTGATGTTCATTCACCATATGAATCTACAATTAAGAT GGAGAAACCAACTGGCGAAGCGTTGATGACTAATAGAGACATTTTAAAGGACACCCCATCTGTAATTGAACCAGCAACAG AAGCTGCAATAACTGATGTGGCAATTCTTAAGGATAAAGAAGCGGAAGCATCAGAGTGCCATGTTTCTGCAGTAGATGAATCACAGATCATATCAGGTGATGATCTAGAAAGTGCTAAAATTGTCGCCGACAAGCAACAAGATGGAGGGTCACCAGTTTCCTTTGATTTATCGAAGCCTCCACCCG AATCAAGTGATTTGATGAATTGCACCGTAAAACTGGAATCAAGTTCTAATGTACAACCCGATCAGAATGTATCTGAAATGCATAGAGATTCAGCCGACTCTACTAGTAGAAGTCATTCTATAGTTATGCACGAGTCTCCTCGAGGTAGGGTTCTGGATTTGCTTGATGATAAAATTGGGGAGGCTTCTCAGGTACACACTGTTCCTGCAAGACTCTCTAGTAGCAGCCATATATGGGGATCTGAGCTCCCTTCTATGTCGATGGGTCAAAGTCAAATAGCAGAAAAGAATTATCTTCAG CTTTTCCCAGAAGACAGAGTGAATGAGACATTTCCATTAAGAACTCCGTTACAAGAAACATCTTTTATGCATCCGAATAATAGACTTCCAGAGCTGACATCATCAAACTGGATGAATCTCCACTTCCGCAGCTCAAAAAGCTCTACACCCTCTAGCAGTCTATTTCCTTGGCCAAACTTTGATACTAAAACGAGAGAGCAATTTCAAGACATGACATCATCAAATTACCCTTCTGACCCGATATCCCTAATGAGACATAAGATGATGCTCGACAATATTATAAGCAAAGCAAGGGCAATGAATGGTAACAAGGGTAGTTTTGTGGAAACTTTTGACTCTCCAAATCCATGGTCTGAGGAGGAACTTGACTTTCTCTGGATTGGTGTAAGGAGACACGGGAAGGGTAATTGGGATGCCATTTTAAGGGATCCCCGGCTGCATTTCACATCCTGGAGGTCACCAAGGGAGTTAGCTGAGCAGTGGGCGGCAGAACAGTCGAAGCTTTTTAATCCCGGACCATATCTTCACACAAGAGGATTTAGACCTACAAAGAAATGCAAACCTAATCCCGTTGATGAAATGCAATTCTCCCTAGGATCTAGAGAAAGGTCAACCTTTGACCCATTGTTGGTCAACAGGCCTGTAGAGAATAATCTATCTACAAAGGGGAACTTACCTCACTGGCTTCAAGAATTAACTAGCATCCCTCCAAGACCTGTTGAACAAGGTACCATTCCTTCAGTTTCATACACGGGTCGTTCGGGATTGATGCAGTGGATTAATCAACCCTTTTCTGGTACCAATAAATCCATGGGAGCGATGAATATAATAGCACCTGAGGTACAGTCATCCAGTGCAACCCGTTTGCCCGACCCTTTAAGGCAACCTGTTGTAACCCAGCCTATTAATAAACTGGATGAAGTAATTGTAATCGACAGTGATGCATCATCCGAGGAGACTGTATCAGATGATCGTAGTGTTAAGAGTTAG
- the LOC122585358 gene encoding uncharacterized protein LOC122585358 isoform X4: MIGSKVILTYKRKRLSSGPGFQIDDECPDQSPKCQSLEVSNIPVKEEEDTSLNSERRDHEILKCDEYRGDINIVQCEHCHISDNVRVQPSYDELPKVSTLEAVGNSCEGTMEVNKPGFPLITFSRRSRNKKTMNGNAMQDRSIVPEKLDLVAEKGSNFAMDDCCILDLPKDLTANDPNPSYCGTSQEKNTSEDGDLCDVHSPYESTIKIREKPTGEALMTNRDILKDTPSVIEPATEAAITDVAILKDKEAEASECHVSAVDESQIISGDDLESAKIVADKQQDGGSPVSFDLSKPPPESSDLMNCTVKLESSSNVQPDQNVSEMHRDSADSTSRSHSIVMHESPRGRVLDLLDDKIGEASQVHTVPARLSSSSHIWGSELPSMSMGQSQIAEKNYLQLFPEDRVNETFPLRTPLQETSFMHPNNRLPELTSSNWMNLHFRSSKSSTPSSSLFPWPNFDTKTREQFQDMTSSNYPSDPISLMRHKMMLDNIISKARAMNGNKGSFVETFDSPNPWSEEELDFLWIGVRRHGKGNWDAILRDPRLHFTSWRSPRELAEQWAAEQSKLFNPGPYLHTRGFRPTKKCKPNPVDEMQFSLGSRERSTFDPLLVNRPVENNLSTKGNLPHWLQELTSIPPRPVEQGTIPSVSYTGRSGLMQWINQPFSGTNKSMGAMNIIAPEVQSSSATRLPDPLRQPVVTQPINKLDEVIVIDSDASSEETVSDDRSVKS; encoded by the exons ATGATCGGCAGTAAAGTTATCTTAACGTACAAGAGGAAGCGGCTATCTTCAGGACCTGGCTTTCAGATTGATGATGAGTGCCCTGATCAATCTCCCAAATGTCAAAGTTTGGAGGTATCAAACATTCCAGtcaaggaagaagaagataCGTCGCTTAATTCTGAGAGAAGAGATCATGAG ATATTGAAGTGCGATGAATATCGTGGTGATATTAATATAGTGCAGTGTGAACACTGCCATATTTCTGACAATGTTCGAGTCCAACCTTCTTACGATGAA CTACCCAAAGTATCTACATTAGAAGCAGTTGGCAACTCATGTGAAGGCACAATGGAAGTCAACAAACCAGGCTTCCCATTGATAACATTCAGTCGCAGATCGAGAAACAAGAAAACTATGAATGGGAATGCTATGCAGGACAGGTCCATTGTTCCCGAGAAGTTAGATTTAGTAGCAGAAAAAGGAAGTAATTTCGCAATGGATGATTGTTGTATTCTGGATCTTCCGAAAGATTTAACAGCAAATGATCCCAATCCAAGTTACTGCGGTACAAGTCAAGAAAAG AATACTAGTGAAGATGGCGATCTTTGTGATGTTCATTCACCATATGAATCTACAATTAAGAT CAGGGAGAAACCAACTGGCGAAGCGTTGATGACTAATAGAGACATTTTAAAGGACACCCCATCTGTAATTGAACCAGCAACAG AAGCTGCAATAACTGATGTGGCAATTCTTAAGGATAAAGAAGCGGAAGCATCAGAGTGCCATGTTTCTGCAGTAGATGAATCACAGATCATATCAGGTGATGATCTAGAAAGTGCTAAAATTGTCGCCGACAAGCAACAAGATGGAGGGTCACCAGTTTCCTTTGATTTATCGAAGCCTCCACCCG AATCAAGTGATTTGATGAATTGCACCGTAAAACTGGAATCAAGTTCTAATGTACAACCCGATCAGAATGTATCTGAAATGCATAGAGATTCAGCCGACTCTACTAGTAGAAGTCATTCTATAGTTATGCACGAGTCTCCTCGAGGTAGGGTTCTGGATTTGCTTGATGATAAAATTGGGGAGGCTTCTCAGGTACACACTGTTCCTGCAAGACTCTCTAGTAGCAGCCATATATGGGGATCTGAGCTCCCTTCTATGTCGATGGGTCAAAGTCAAATAGCAGAAAAGAATTATCTTCAG CTTTTCCCAGAAGACAGAGTGAATGAGACATTTCCATTAAGAACTCCGTTACAAGAAACATCTTTTATGCATCCGAATAATAGACTTCCAGAGCTGACATCATCAAACTGGATGAATCTCCACTTCCGCAGCTCAAAAAGCTCTACACCCTCTAGCAGTCTATTTCCTTGGCCAAACTTTGATACTAAAACGAGAGAGCAATTTCAAGACATGACATCATCAAATTACCCTTCTGACCCGATATCCCTAATGAGACATAAGATGATGCTCGACAATATTATAAGCAAAGCAAGGGCAATGAATGGTAACAAGGGTAGTTTTGTGGAAACTTTTGACTCTCCAAATCCATGGTCTGAGGAGGAACTTGACTTTCTCTGGATTGGTGTAAGGAGACACGGGAAGGGTAATTGGGATGCCATTTTAAGGGATCCCCGGCTGCATTTCACATCCTGGAGGTCACCAAGGGAGTTAGCTGAGCAGTGGGCGGCAGAACAGTCGAAGCTTTTTAATCCCGGACCATATCTTCACACAAGAGGATTTAGACCTACAAAGAAATGCAAACCTAATCCCGTTGATGAAATGCAATTCTCCCTAGGATCTAGAGAAAGGTCAACCTTTGACCCATTGTTGGTCAACAGGCCTGTAGAGAATAATCTATCTACAAAGGGGAACTTACCTCACTGGCTTCAAGAATTAACTAGCATCCCTCCAAGACCTGTTGAACAAGGTACCATTCCTTCAGTTTCATACACGGGTCGTTCGGGATTGATGCAGTGGATTAATCAACCCTTTTCTGGTACCAATAAATCCATGGGAGCGATGAATATAATAGCACCTGAGGTACAGTCATCCAGTGCAACCCGTTTGCCCGACCCTTTAAGGCAACCTGTTGTAACCCAGCCTATTAATAAACTGGATGAAGTAATTGTAATCGACAGTGATGCATCATCCGAGGAGACTGTATCAGATGATCGTAGTGTTAAGAGTTAG
- the LOC122585358 gene encoding uncharacterized protein LOC122585358 isoform X5, with amino-acid sequence MIGSKVILTYKRKRLSSGPGFQIDDECPDQSPKCQSLEVSNIPVKEEEDTSLNSERRDHEHPEGNKICSNCAKQLPKVSTLEAVGNSCEGTMEVNKPGFPLITFSRRSRNKKTMNGNAMQDRSIVPEKLDLVAEKGSNFAMDDCCILDLPKDLTANDPNPSYCGTSQEKNTSEDGDLCDVHSPYESTIKIREKPTGEALMTNRDILKDTPSVIEPATEAAITDVAILKDKEAEASECHVSAVDESQIISGDDLESAKIVADKQQDGGSPVSFDLSKPPPESSDLMNCTVKLESSSNVQPDQNVSEMHRDSADSTSRSHSIVMHESPRGRVLDLLDDKIGEASQVHTVPARLSSSSHIWGSELPSMSMGQSQIAEKNYLQLFPEDRVNETFPLRTPLQETSFMHPNNRLPELTSSNWMNLHFRSSKSSTPSSSLFPWPNFDTKTREQFQDMTSSNYPSDPISLMRHKMMLDNIISKARAMNGNKGSFVETFDSPNPWSEEELDFLWIGVRRHGKGNWDAILRDPRLHFTSWRSPRELAEQWAAEQSKLFNPGPYLHTRGFRPTKKCKPNPVDEMQFSLGSRERSTFDPLLVNRPVENNLSTKGNLPHWLQELTSIPPRPVEQGTIPSVSYTGRSGLMQWINQPFSGTNKSMGAMNIIAPEVQSSSATRLPDPLRQPVVTQPINKLDEVIVIDSDASSEETVSDDRSVKS; translated from the exons ATGATCGGCAGTAAAGTTATCTTAACGTACAAGAGGAAGCGGCTATCTTCAGGACCTGGCTTTCAGATTGATGATGAGTGCCCTGATCAATCTCCCAAATGTCAAAGTTTGGAGGTATCAAACATTCCAGtcaaggaagaagaagataCGTCGCTTAATTCTGAGAGAAGAGATCATGAG CATCCCGAGGGTAACAAGATATGCTCTAACTGTGCCAAACAGCTACCCAAAGTATCTACATTAGAAGCAGTTGGCAACTCATGTGAAGGCACAATGGAAGTCAACAAACCAGGCTTCCCATTGATAACATTCAGTCGCAGATCGAGAAACAAGAAAACTATGAATGGGAATGCTATGCAGGACAGGTCCATTGTTCCCGAGAAGTTAGATTTAGTAGCAGAAAAAGGAAGTAATTTCGCAATGGATGATTGTTGTATTCTGGATCTTCCGAAAGATTTAACAGCAAATGATCCCAATCCAAGTTACTGCGGTACAAGTCAAGAAAAG AATACTAGTGAAGATGGCGATCTTTGTGATGTTCATTCACCATATGAATCTACAATTAAGAT CAGGGAGAAACCAACTGGCGAAGCGTTGATGACTAATAGAGACATTTTAAAGGACACCCCATCTGTAATTGAACCAGCAACAG AAGCTGCAATAACTGATGTGGCAATTCTTAAGGATAAAGAAGCGGAAGCATCAGAGTGCCATGTTTCTGCAGTAGATGAATCACAGATCATATCAGGTGATGATCTAGAAAGTGCTAAAATTGTCGCCGACAAGCAACAAGATGGAGGGTCACCAGTTTCCTTTGATTTATCGAAGCCTCCACCCG AATCAAGTGATTTGATGAATTGCACCGTAAAACTGGAATCAAGTTCTAATGTACAACCCGATCAGAATGTATCTGAAATGCATAGAGATTCAGCCGACTCTACTAGTAGAAGTCATTCTATAGTTATGCACGAGTCTCCTCGAGGTAGGGTTCTGGATTTGCTTGATGATAAAATTGGGGAGGCTTCTCAGGTACACACTGTTCCTGCAAGACTCTCTAGTAGCAGCCATATATGGGGATCTGAGCTCCCTTCTATGTCGATGGGTCAAAGTCAAATAGCAGAAAAGAATTATCTTCAG CTTTTCCCAGAAGACAGAGTGAATGAGACATTTCCATTAAGAACTCCGTTACAAGAAACATCTTTTATGCATCCGAATAATAGACTTCCAGAGCTGACATCATCAAACTGGATGAATCTCCACTTCCGCAGCTCAAAAAGCTCTACACCCTCTAGCAGTCTATTTCCTTGGCCAAACTTTGATACTAAAACGAGAGAGCAATTTCAAGACATGACATCATCAAATTACCCTTCTGACCCGATATCCCTAATGAGACATAAGATGATGCTCGACAATATTATAAGCAAAGCAAGGGCAATGAATGGTAACAAGGGTAGTTTTGTGGAAACTTTTGACTCTCCAAATCCATGGTCTGAGGAGGAACTTGACTTTCTCTGGATTGGTGTAAGGAGACACGGGAAGGGTAATTGGGATGCCATTTTAAGGGATCCCCGGCTGCATTTCACATCCTGGAGGTCACCAAGGGAGTTAGCTGAGCAGTGGGCGGCAGAACAGTCGAAGCTTTTTAATCCCGGACCATATCTTCACACAAGAGGATTTAGACCTACAAAGAAATGCAAACCTAATCCCGTTGATGAAATGCAATTCTCCCTAGGATCTAGAGAAAGGTCAACCTTTGACCCATTGTTGGTCAACAGGCCTGTAGAGAATAATCTATCTACAAAGGGGAACTTACCTCACTGGCTTCAAGAATTAACTAGCATCCCTCCAAGACCTGTTGAACAAGGTACCATTCCTTCAGTTTCATACACGGGTCGTTCGGGATTGATGCAGTGGATTAATCAACCCTTTTCTGGTACCAATAAATCCATGGGAGCGATGAATATAATAGCACCTGAGGTACAGTCATCCAGTGCAACCCGTTTGCCCGACCCTTTAAGGCAACCTGTTGTAACCCAGCCTATTAATAAACTGGATGAAGTAATTGTAATCGACAGTGATGCATCATCCGAGGAGACTGTATCAGATGATCGTAGTGTTAAGAGTTAG
- the LOC122585358 gene encoding uncharacterized protein LOC122585358 isoform X3 — translation MIGSKVILTYKRKRLSSGPGFQIDDECPDQSPKCQSLEVSNIPVKEEEDTSLNSERRDHEILKCDEYRGDINIVQCEHCHISDNHPEGNKICSNCAKQLPKVSTLEAVGNSCEGTMEVNKPGFPLITFSRRSRNKKTMNGNAMQDRSIVPEKLDLVAEKGSNFAMDDCCILDLPKDLTANDPNPSYCGTSQEKNTSEDGDLCDVHSPYESTIKIREKPTGEALMTNRDILKDTPSVIEPATEAAITDVAILKDKEAEASECHVSAVDESQIISGDDLESAKIVADKQQDGGSPVSFDLSKPPPESSDLMNCTVKLESSSNVQPDQNVSEMHRDSADSTSRSHSIVMHESPRGRVLDLLDDKIGEASQVHTVPARLSSSSHIWGSELPSMSMGQSQIAEKNYLQLFPEDRVNETFPLRTPLQETSFMHPNNRLPELTSSNWMNLHFRSSKSSTPSSSLFPWPNFDTKTREQFQDMTSSNYPSDPISLMRHKMMLDNIISKARAMNGNKGSFVETFDSPNPWSEEELDFLWIGVRRHGKGNWDAILRDPRLHFTSWRSPRELAEQWAAEQSKLFNPGPYLHTRGFRPTKKCKPNPVDEMQFSLGSRERSTFDPLLVNRPVENNLSTKGNLPHWLQELTSIPPRPVEQGTIPSVSYTGRSGLMQWINQPFSGTNKSMGAMNIIAPEVQSSSATRLPDPLRQPVVTQPINKLDEVIVIDSDASSEETVSDDRSVKS, via the exons ATGATCGGCAGTAAAGTTATCTTAACGTACAAGAGGAAGCGGCTATCTTCAGGACCTGGCTTTCAGATTGATGATGAGTGCCCTGATCAATCTCCCAAATGTCAAAGTTTGGAGGTATCAAACATTCCAGtcaaggaagaagaagataCGTCGCTTAATTCTGAGAGAAGAGATCATGAG ATATTGAAGTGCGATGAATATCGTGGTGATATTAATATAGTGCAGTGTGAACACTGCCATATTTCTGACAAT CATCCCGAGGGTAACAAGATATGCTCTAACTGTGCCAAACAGCTACCCAAAGTATCTACATTAGAAGCAGTTGGCAACTCATGTGAAGGCACAATGGAAGTCAACAAACCAGGCTTCCCATTGATAACATTCAGTCGCAGATCGAGAAACAAGAAAACTATGAATGGGAATGCTATGCAGGACAGGTCCATTGTTCCCGAGAAGTTAGATTTAGTAGCAGAAAAAGGAAGTAATTTCGCAATGGATGATTGTTGTATTCTGGATCTTCCGAAAGATTTAACAGCAAATGATCCCAATCCAAGTTACTGCGGTACAAGTCAAGAAAAG AATACTAGTGAAGATGGCGATCTTTGTGATGTTCATTCACCATATGAATCTACAATTAAGAT CAGGGAGAAACCAACTGGCGAAGCGTTGATGACTAATAGAGACATTTTAAAGGACACCCCATCTGTAATTGAACCAGCAACAG AAGCTGCAATAACTGATGTGGCAATTCTTAAGGATAAAGAAGCGGAAGCATCAGAGTGCCATGTTTCTGCAGTAGATGAATCACAGATCATATCAGGTGATGATCTAGAAAGTGCTAAAATTGTCGCCGACAAGCAACAAGATGGAGGGTCACCAGTTTCCTTTGATTTATCGAAGCCTCCACCCG AATCAAGTGATTTGATGAATTGCACCGTAAAACTGGAATCAAGTTCTAATGTACAACCCGATCAGAATGTATCTGAAATGCATAGAGATTCAGCCGACTCTACTAGTAGAAGTCATTCTATAGTTATGCACGAGTCTCCTCGAGGTAGGGTTCTGGATTTGCTTGATGATAAAATTGGGGAGGCTTCTCAGGTACACACTGTTCCTGCAAGACTCTCTAGTAGCAGCCATATATGGGGATCTGAGCTCCCTTCTATGTCGATGGGTCAAAGTCAAATAGCAGAAAAGAATTATCTTCAG CTTTTCCCAGAAGACAGAGTGAATGAGACATTTCCATTAAGAACTCCGTTACAAGAAACATCTTTTATGCATCCGAATAATAGACTTCCAGAGCTGACATCATCAAACTGGATGAATCTCCACTTCCGCAGCTCAAAAAGCTCTACACCCTCTAGCAGTCTATTTCCTTGGCCAAACTTTGATACTAAAACGAGAGAGCAATTTCAAGACATGACATCATCAAATTACCCTTCTGACCCGATATCCCTAATGAGACATAAGATGATGCTCGACAATATTATAAGCAAAGCAAGGGCAATGAATGGTAACAAGGGTAGTTTTGTGGAAACTTTTGACTCTCCAAATCCATGGTCTGAGGAGGAACTTGACTTTCTCTGGATTGGTGTAAGGAGACACGGGAAGGGTAATTGGGATGCCATTTTAAGGGATCCCCGGCTGCATTTCACATCCTGGAGGTCACCAAGGGAGTTAGCTGAGCAGTGGGCGGCAGAACAGTCGAAGCTTTTTAATCCCGGACCATATCTTCACACAAGAGGATTTAGACCTACAAAGAAATGCAAACCTAATCCCGTTGATGAAATGCAATTCTCCCTAGGATCTAGAGAAAGGTCAACCTTTGACCCATTGTTGGTCAACAGGCCTGTAGAGAATAATCTATCTACAAAGGGGAACTTACCTCACTGGCTTCAAGAATTAACTAGCATCCCTCCAAGACCTGTTGAACAAGGTACCATTCCTTCAGTTTCATACACGGGTCGTTCGGGATTGATGCAGTGGATTAATCAACCCTTTTCTGGTACCAATAAATCCATGGGAGCGATGAATATAATAGCACCTGAGGTACAGTCATCCAGTGCAACCCGTTTGCCCGACCCTTTAAGGCAACCTGTTGTAACCCAGCCTATTAATAAACTGGATGAAGTAATTGTAATCGACAGTGATGCATCATCCGAGGAGACTGTATCAGATGATCGTAGTGTTAAGAGTTAG
- the LOC122585358 gene encoding uncharacterized protein LOC122585358 isoform X1, with translation MIGSKVILTYKRKRLSSGPGFQIDDECPDQSPKCQSLEVSNIPVKEEEDTSLNSERRDHEILKCDEYRGDINIVQCEHCHISDNVRVQPSYDEHPEGNKICSNCAKQLPKVSTLEAVGNSCEGTMEVNKPGFPLITFSRRSRNKKTMNGNAMQDRSIVPEKLDLVAEKGSNFAMDDCCILDLPKDLTANDPNPSYCGTSQEKNTSEDGDLCDVHSPYESTIKIREKPTGEALMTNRDILKDTPSVIEPATEAAITDVAILKDKEAEASECHVSAVDESQIISGDDLESAKIVADKQQDGGSPVSFDLSKPPPESSDLMNCTVKLESSSNVQPDQNVSEMHRDSADSTSRSHSIVMHESPRGRVLDLLDDKIGEASQVHTVPARLSSSSHIWGSELPSMSMGQSQIAEKNYLQLFPEDRVNETFPLRTPLQETSFMHPNNRLPELTSSNWMNLHFRSSKSSTPSSSLFPWPNFDTKTREQFQDMTSSNYPSDPISLMRHKMMLDNIISKARAMNGNKGSFVETFDSPNPWSEEELDFLWIGVRRHGKGNWDAILRDPRLHFTSWRSPRELAEQWAAEQSKLFNPGPYLHTRGFRPTKKCKPNPVDEMQFSLGSRERSTFDPLLVNRPVENNLSTKGNLPHWLQELTSIPPRPVEQGTIPSVSYTGRSGLMQWINQPFSGTNKSMGAMNIIAPEVQSSSATRLPDPLRQPVVTQPINKLDEVIVIDSDASSEETVSDDRSVKS, from the exons ATGATCGGCAGTAAAGTTATCTTAACGTACAAGAGGAAGCGGCTATCTTCAGGACCTGGCTTTCAGATTGATGATGAGTGCCCTGATCAATCTCCCAAATGTCAAAGTTTGGAGGTATCAAACATTCCAGtcaaggaagaagaagataCGTCGCTTAATTCTGAGAGAAGAGATCATGAG ATATTGAAGTGCGATGAATATCGTGGTGATATTAATATAGTGCAGTGTGAACACTGCCATATTTCTGACAATGTTCGAGTCCAACCTTCTTACGATGAA CATCCCGAGGGTAACAAGATATGCTCTAACTGTGCCAAACAGCTACCCAAAGTATCTACATTAGAAGCAGTTGGCAACTCATGTGAAGGCACAATGGAAGTCAACAAACCAGGCTTCCCATTGATAACATTCAGTCGCAGATCGAGAAACAAGAAAACTATGAATGGGAATGCTATGCAGGACAGGTCCATTGTTCCCGAGAAGTTAGATTTAGTAGCAGAAAAAGGAAGTAATTTCGCAATGGATGATTGTTGTATTCTGGATCTTCCGAAAGATTTAACAGCAAATGATCCCAATCCAAGTTACTGCGGTACAAGTCAAGAAAAG AATACTAGTGAAGATGGCGATCTTTGTGATGTTCATTCACCATATGAATCTACAATTAAGAT CAGGGAGAAACCAACTGGCGAAGCGTTGATGACTAATAGAGACATTTTAAAGGACACCCCATCTGTAATTGAACCAGCAACAG AAGCTGCAATAACTGATGTGGCAATTCTTAAGGATAAAGAAGCGGAAGCATCAGAGTGCCATGTTTCTGCAGTAGATGAATCACAGATCATATCAGGTGATGATCTAGAAAGTGCTAAAATTGTCGCCGACAAGCAACAAGATGGAGGGTCACCAGTTTCCTTTGATTTATCGAAGCCTCCACCCG AATCAAGTGATTTGATGAATTGCACCGTAAAACTGGAATCAAGTTCTAATGTACAACCCGATCAGAATGTATCTGAAATGCATAGAGATTCAGCCGACTCTACTAGTAGAAGTCATTCTATAGTTATGCACGAGTCTCCTCGAGGTAGGGTTCTGGATTTGCTTGATGATAAAATTGGGGAGGCTTCTCAGGTACACACTGTTCCTGCAAGACTCTCTAGTAGCAGCCATATATGGGGATCTGAGCTCCCTTCTATGTCGATGGGTCAAAGTCAAATAGCAGAAAAGAATTATCTTCAG CTTTTCCCAGAAGACAGAGTGAATGAGACATTTCCATTAAGAACTCCGTTACAAGAAACATCTTTTATGCATCCGAATAATAGACTTCCAGAGCTGACATCATCAAACTGGATGAATCTCCACTTCCGCAGCTCAAAAAGCTCTACACCCTCTAGCAGTCTATTTCCTTGGCCAAACTTTGATACTAAAACGAGAGAGCAATTTCAAGACATGACATCATCAAATTACCCTTCTGACCCGATATCCCTAATGAGACATAAGATGATGCTCGACAATATTATAAGCAAAGCAAGGGCAATGAATGGTAACAAGGGTAGTTTTGTGGAAACTTTTGACTCTCCAAATCCATGGTCTGAGGAGGAACTTGACTTTCTCTGGATTGGTGTAAGGAGACACGGGAAGGGTAATTGGGATGCCATTTTAAGGGATCCCCGGCTGCATTTCACATCCTGGAGGTCACCAAGGGAGTTAGCTGAGCAGTGGGCGGCAGAACAGTCGAAGCTTTTTAATCCCGGACCATATCTTCACACAAGAGGATTTAGACCTACAAAGAAATGCAAACCTAATCCCGTTGATGAAATGCAATTCTCCCTAGGATCTAGAGAAAGGTCAACCTTTGACCCATTGTTGGTCAACAGGCCTGTAGAGAATAATCTATCTACAAAGGGGAACTTACCTCACTGGCTTCAAGAATTAACTAGCATCCCTCCAAGACCTGTTGAACAAGGTACCATTCCTTCAGTTTCATACACGGGTCGTTCGGGATTGATGCAGTGGATTAATCAACCCTTTTCTGGTACCAATAAATCCATGGGAGCGATGAATATAATAGCACCTGAGGTACAGTCATCCAGTGCAACCCGTTTGCCCGACCCTTTAAGGCAACCTGTTGTAACCCAGCCTATTAATAAACTGGATGAAGTAATTGTAATCGACAGTGATGCATCATCCGAGGAGACTGTATCAGATGATCGTAGTGTTAAGAGTTAG